One Echeneis naucrates chromosome 16, fEcheNa1.1, whole genome shotgun sequence DNA window includes the following coding sequences:
- the duox2 gene encoding dual oxidase maturation factor 1 — MTFYNDIYPFYPLQRTSFIFNGCLLTVILVFLVLAVSLLLILPGIRGKSRLFWMFRIIVSLFIGAVIVALNFTSDWAEGRVTTNATYKSFSNVVVNAEIGLHVGLYGINITLRGTPAVQFNETIDYNEMFSWHDTIEEVYQEALEKGLPNPILYIAEKFTLSSPCGLIFQYRYSGRYASATLWTAFCCWILANILFSMPVLLYAGYMMMATAAFIFFSMASFSTIMNTPQCVFSIGSDTFETAYSHSFWLALATGVLCAIIGILVVMFTFLIPERIKEAFSVGVGSYEDEDVSDGDCYLNSAFLDGVTISPELLKSKGTIQHV; from the exons ATGACTTTCTACAATGACATTTACCCATTCTACCCTCTACAAAGGACCTCCTTCATCTTCAACGGCTGCTTGCTCACAGTTATTCTGGTCTTCCTTGTGCTAGCAGTCAGCCTTCTTCTCATTCTACCAGGGATACGAGGGAAGTCG AGGCTGTTCTGGATGTTCAGGATCATTGTCAGCTTGTTTATCGGCGCGGTTATAGTGG CGCTCAACTTCACCAGTGACTGGGCCGAGGGCAGAGTGACCACTAATGCCACCTACAAGTCTTTCAGCAACGTAGTGGTTAACGCCGAGATCGGCCTGCATGTCGGACTGTACGGCATTAACATAACACTGAGGG GGACTCCTGCTGTACAGTTCAATGAGACCATAGACTACAATGAGATGTTCAGCTGGCACGACACTATTGAGGAAGTTTACCAGGAAGCTCTGGAGAAAGGTTTACCCAATCCCATCCTGTATATTGCCGAGAAATTCACCCTCAGCAGCCCATGTGGACTCATCTTTCAGTATCGATACTCCGGGAGATATGCCTCTGCAACTCTCTG GACTGCATTTTGCTGCTGGATACTTGCCAACATCCTGTTCTCCATGCCAGTCCTTTTGTACGCTGGGTACATGATGATGGCCACTGCTGccttcatcttcttctccaTGGCCTCTTTCTCCACCATCATGAACACACCACAGTGTGTTTTCTCCATAGGGAGTGACACCTTTGAAACGGCATACAGCCATTCATTCTGGCTGGCTCTGGCTACAG GTGTCTTGTGCGCCATCATTGGGATTCTGGTGGTAATGTTTACCTTCCTGATACCCGAGAGGATAAAAGAAGCTTTCAGCGTTGGCGTCGGCAGttatgaagatgaagatgtttCTGATGGGGACTGCTACCTGAATTCAGCTTTCCTTGATGGGGTGACAATTTCACCAGAGCTACTGAAATCAAAAGGCACTATA cAACACGTATGA